The window TAGGCTGCGTTGCGCCCAGCGGTCTGATTTCGCGCTCCTGGATCGCCCGGAGGAGTTTGGCCTGCAGCTGAAGCGTCGTGTTGCCAATCTCGTCCAGGAAGAGAGTGCCGCCCTGGGCTGCCACGAAGAGCCCTTCCTTGTCGCGCTCGGCGCCCGTGAAGGCACCGCGGCAGTATCCGAAGAGCTCGCTCTCGATCAGGTTCTCGGGAAGCGCGCCACAGTCCACCGAAAGAAAAGGCTCGGTTTTGCGCTTACCGGAATAATGAACTGCCCGGGCCACCAGCTCCTTTCCGGTGCCGCTTTCTCCAAGTATCAGAACCGGAAGATCGCTCTCGCTTGCCGCGACAATTAGTTTCTTGAGGTTGGTGAAATAGGTCCCTTGGCCGATCAGCGTCGGGACTCCCAGCTGCGCCGTTTCTCGAAGTCTCTTGTTTTCCTCCGCCAGATGGAAATAGCGGATTGCCCGCTCGAGCGCGGAGGAAGCTTGCTGGGCGAATATCTCGAGAGATTTCAGGAGGTCTTCGCTGGCTGCCAGCCGCGGGCGGCGACTGTCGAGATAAAGGGCGCCGATGATGCTGCCCCGGGATCGAAGCGGTACGCATGCGACCGAGCGAATTCGTAGCTGAGTGATACTTTCCGCGGCGCTTAGTTGAGGGTCAACCAGGGTATCTGATGCGAAGACGATCTCGCCGTGTCGGATTCTCTGGAGCGCCGTGCGCGTGTACTTCCGCGCATCGGCAAGGGACATCCGCCCGATATTGCGTGAAACCTTAAGCTCCTCGCGGCCTGAATGGTCGAACAGGAACACGATGCCGCGCTCGGCTCCGCTAAGCTGAATTGCCTCGTCGAGGATCAGTTCCAACGTCGACTTGAGGGAGTCGCGCCGGTGCATCTGCTCGTTGATTCTCGCGATGCTTTCCAAAGCTCGAGTTGCCTGGGGTGAGACTGGGGCCTGGGGGAAGCCTTCATAGGCAAGATCCTCGAGATCCTCTGTGCGAGCCAGGAGCGCCCTGCTGTCCGGACGATTAAGGTAATGCTGCCGCATCTCCGGATCACTGATGT of the Candidatus Polarisedimenticolia bacterium genome contains:
- a CDS encoding sigma-54-dependent Fis family transcriptional regulator, with the protein product WLFQAMGDCAAAMGDELESKKHLLNARTTLLELSYNISDPEMRQHYLNRPDSRALLARTEDLEDLAYEGFPQAPVSPQATRALESIARINEQMHRRDSLKSTLELILDEAIQLSGAERGIVFLFDHSGREELKVSRNIGRMSLADARKYTRTALQRIRHGEIVFASDTLVDPQLSAAESITQLRIRSVACVPLRSRGSIIGALYLDSRRPRLAASEDLLKSLEIFAQQASSALERAIRYFHLAEENKRLRETAQLGVPTLIGQGTYFTNLKKLIVAASESDLPVLILGESGTGKELVARAVHYSGKRKTEPFLSVDCGALPENLIESELFGYCRGAFTGAERDKEGLFVAAQGGTLFLDEIGNTTLQLQAKLLRAIQEREIRPLGATQPISFQARIVTATNRDLRRDARDGRFRQDLLFRLNGIAIELPVLRDRKAEIPLLINHFLKKTRERYGHRIHRISDQAMTALARFDWPGNIRELENCIERAVALAKEETIQLADLPDSVRSASLAGWSDKRGEHRLIEEALLRFAGDKSRAADYIGWNRQKLYRKMEHYNIPMDFGRRNTA